The genome window CCAAGCCGAAGCTTGGATGACTGAGTTAAAATCTGGCATAGCAGAACTGCAAGAAGTAGTCAAAAACAAACAAAAAGACCCTATCCTTGAAGGTAGAGCTAAATTACTCAAACTTGTTAGCTTGCTAGAAGAGTCAATGGTGAAAGAATTTCCCTTTGAAGTTCCTGCTAAGTACAGTAATTTACCTCAACTCAAAGGTCGCGCTACTATTGCCATTAAAACAAACAAAGGGGATCTCACTGTAGTGGTAGATGGTTACAGCGCCCCTGTTACTGCTGGTAACTTTGTCGATTTAGTACAACGAGGTTTTTATAACGGTTTAGAATTTACCCGTTCTGAAGAATCTTACGTATTGCAAACCGGAGATCCAAAAGGTAAAGAAGTCGGTTTTATTGATCCAAACACTGGCAAATATCGGGCTATTCCTTTAGAAATTTTGGTAGAAGGTGAAAAAGAACCCACCTACAGCATTACTCTTGAAGATGCTGGGCGTTATCTTGATATGCCAGTATTGCCTTTTTCGTCCTTTGGTGCATTAGCAATGGCACGTCCTGAAGGTGATGTAGATGGTGCTTCTTCTCAATTTTTCTTTTTCCTTTTTGAACCAGAACTTACACCCGCTGGACGCAATCTTTTGGATGGTCGCTATACAGTTTTTGGCTATCTGACAGAGGGTAAAGACATTTTAGATACCCTCAAAGCTGGTGACACAATTGAATCTGCAACTGTTGTTCAAGGAATTGAAAATTTAGTTCAGCCGCCAGCAGCATAATTATAGTTCTTAGTTGGTGCTTTAGCACTAAAGTGCCAACTACAAACCTAACCTAAATTCCCAGACATTTTCGCGTGGTTTCGATTTTTTTGGCTCTGAGTCATGGCTGGTAACAGAGGATGTCATATCATATTCGTTTGAATAGTTATCATATTTGTGAGGACAGGCAAAAGGCACTCATGCAAAAGGGTAGAGAAAAAAAGTTATTACAAGTAATTAGTCGAACATGATGTCACAAGTTGTTGATTTCTAAATCGTAAGTACAAAAAGCAGGTTTTTGGCGTTCAATCATATCCCTCACTAATCCTTCATCAATTTGATTTGATGGTTCCAAATCCAGTTCTACAATGAAATGATAGGGACGACCACCCCCTAACATTGAGTCTTCACCTATGTATGTTGATCCCAGGACAAAACCTTGCTCAAAAATTTCTCTAATCTGAATTTGTTCTAAAGGTAAGCCTGTATAAAGATGCAAGTACAAACGCAAACCATACCGAGTACCATGCCAACGATAAAGGATGATTGCATTGCGGATCAGATGCCGTTGTCTTTCAATATCCCAACGGTTATCCATTTCCCAACCTACCCAATGAGCGAGAAAGGGAAGTAAAGCTTTGGGCGCTGTAATAGGGTCTAGATATGCCCAAAGTGTATCAAGAGTTTGAACTGCGGGGTCAAAAGCTTGCTCTAAAATGCTCACAAATCGCCCGATAAAGTCTACTTCTCTATACAATGTAGGTAAAAAATTCAGATAAGTATTGTTAGGACGAACTAAAAGGTGAAAAATTCGATATTGTATGAGTTGTGGTTCTCTACCTTCATCTATATAGATATAAATTTGACTTTGGTAATTAATTTGTAATAGTGGATTTTCGGGATTTAAGATTAATTGATTTTCAAAAAAGTCAACTTTAACCTTGAAGTTGATTACTCTTTCAACTATTTGGTTAGGTGCGATTTCTTCAAAATTTGGTTGAGTCCACTCACACCAATCATAGGGAAAATCACCGACAATTCTCAGTTGCCATTGTAGTGGACGATTTGCTACATTTACCAGCCTCAACAACATTTGCCCCACTTCTCCAGGTCGGAGCAAAAGTTCATTATTAATTGGCTCGTCAGTTTTGCTATCTTTGAGTGTTAAGTTTGTTGATGCCGCCTCTTCTGGAGGTTGCATAGAAGTCAACGATATCGCTAAAATTTCACGGGAAATTGCTTGACTCATACTTTCTTAATTCTGCCCCAACTCAATCTCTAAATTCAATAATGTGACCCGATACCAGTTGAGGATGTGGATTATCCCAAGAACAAATCAGTCCCAAAGATCCAGGATCAATTTCTGGTTCTGGGATATCTGCACGAAACCAGTCGCCGCCAAATTTACGCAAACTGTATAATTTTACGACTCCAAGATAACGCACGCCCGGAATTTGGTGACAGACGGCAAAAATATCTGAAGGATAGACGCACCGACCTAATTCCCAACCTTGATGTTCAAGTCCGCCGATGAGTGGATTTAAAAAGCTGTATAAGGCTGATAGCAATTGAGAACGAATTGCTTCTTGATCCCGTGGGTTGTTGTACTGTGGTTCTAAAAATACTTCAGTTTCTACACTTACGCCCACATATTCTGGTGCTTCTAATTTTACTTGCACACCCAAAGGTTTGCGATCGCTCATGTAATCCAAAATTTCTGTTTTTAGTTGATTAGACAAATCAAAATATTCATCAGGGTGCATCCCCCGATGAAAATCAAAGTCGTCAATATCAACTTTTTTCGGTACAACCAATAACCGCACTATTCCGGCTGTAGTGTGTTCTGGTTTAGTTAGACTATGAACACGAGCGACCCCCCTGTTAGCTGCTGCCTTTGCAACTCGTTCAAAATCTTCTGGAGTAACCGCAGATTCACGAGTTCGCAGTAATTCTGGCACTCTAATCACAGCTTCATCTAGAGATTCAGCGTCAGTA of Anabaena sphaerica FACHB-251 contains these proteins:
- a CDS encoding peptidylprolyl isomerase codes for the protein MFNFIKSWLKYSLKTILLVTVLIGISTAGWTPCSYAALPSGNAITDGKALLRYALPIDNQPVRKLQASLEDISNQLRANKRWGAVSRDLSQASRILDKPSQILTSVPQERQPQAEAWMTELKSGIAELQEVVKNKQKDPILEGRAKLLKLVSLLEESMVKEFPFEVPAKYSNLPQLKGRATIAIKTNKGDLTVVVDGYSAPVTAGNFVDLVQRGFYNGLEFTRSEESYVLQTGDPKGKEVGFIDPNTGKYRAIPLEILVEGEKEPTYSITLEDAGRYLDMPVLPFSSFGALAMARPEGDVDGASSQFFFFLFEPELTPAGRNLLDGRYTVFGYLTEGKDILDTLKAGDTIESATVVQGIENLVQPPAA
- a CDS encoding phage tail protein, producing the protein MSQAISREILAISLTSMQPPEEAASTNLTLKDSKTDEPINNELLLRPGEVGQMLLRLVNVANRPLQWQLRIVGDFPYDWCEWTQPNFEEIAPNQIVERVINFKVKVDFFENQLILNPENPLLQINYQSQIYIYIDEGREPQLIQYRIFHLLVRPNNTYLNFLPTLYREVDFIGRFVSILEQAFDPAVQTLDTLWAYLDPITAPKALLPFLAHWVGWEMDNRWDIERQRHLIRNAIILYRWHGTRYGLRLYLHLYTGLPLEQIQIREIFEQGFVLGSTYIGEDSMLGGGRPYHFIVELDLEPSNQIDEGLVRDMIERQKPAFCTYDLEINNL